A window of Cherax quadricarinatus isolate ZL_2023a chromosome 53, ASM3850222v1, whole genome shotgun sequence genomic DNA:
aatatttagtgaagggattcagggaaaccggttatttttatatagccggacttgagtcctggaggtgggtagtacaatgcctgcactctaaaggaggagttcgggatattagcagtttggagggatatattgtgtatctttataggtatatgcttctaagctgttgtgttctgagcacctctgcaaaaacattgattatgtgtgaggtgaaagtgttgaatgatgatgaaagtattttctttttggggattttctttcttttttgggtcatcctgcctcggtgggagacggccgacttgttaaatatatatatatatatatatatatatatatatatatatatatatatatatatatatatatatatatatatatatatatatatatatatatattctccgagagtatatatatatatatatatatatatatatatatatatatatatatatatatatatatatatatatatatatatatatatatagcctgtGGTTATATATACTTGTCTGGTGGTAAAGAAGTTACATTCAGTATTAACAACATCGTGtaatagataggctttaaacccaattaatcgACCAACTAAATTTTCATAGCATGGAAAATGTTATCAGAAATATAGCCTAATTATTCCTTACTTGAAAAAAAGGTACAGCGGAAGGCGTCACGTGCTTGGGTAGGCCTATGTTGGAGGCCTAATCTGCAGTGCGGGAGAGCCGGGCGGGAGAGAATGAATAAGGAAGAATTATAGATTAGAAAGGGAAGAAAAAAAGTAAACCCCTGAAATTCAAGTCGAagtagattaaaaaaaaatatgtagttAGGAAGTGAAGACTTACAAAGATGAGTTTTATGTAGGAAGCAAAACAACGGTAAATGTTACTGTATAATAGACTTTATATAAAAACCTTTTATATTATCACTACCCTTGTAGGCTTAGCGCTCctttcttgattataataatttatattatcATTTGGTAATGGTCCAGGACCGACCCAGACCTCATCTCATGTTTCTCTCCAAATTATAAGTTATTAGTAATTACATCACAACCTTTGACCTCGTAAACAATTCAGTATTTTATCCTActaaatatttaaaattttttgTGCTAAACATGTCAGTGTTTTGTCGTAAACAGCCAGTCATAGCACGAGGCAGTTGAAGAAGACACCCAAAGGTGggttacctggagggcattccggggatcaacgctcctgcggcctggtccacgaccaggcctcccggtggatcagggcctggtcatccaggctgttactgctggccgcacggaatccaacgtacaaaccacagcccggctgatccggcactgtctttaggtatctgtccagctccctcttgaagacaaccagggatcttcccgtaatgccccttattgctggtgggaggctgttgaacagtcttgggccccggacacttgttgtgttttctcttagtgtaccagaaactgaggagaatgattttttttatatttttaggtAACACacgtgtaaatataaataactcagtttaccttaaTGCTAGAAAacctcctttatagtataataataagatattatctcctttatagtataataataatgtattatcttctttatagtataataataaggtattatcttctttatagtataataataaggtattatcttctttatagtataataataagatattatcttctttatagtataataataagatattatcttctttatagtataataataagatattatcttctttatagtataataataagatattatcttctttatagtataataataagatattatcttctttatagtataataataagatattatcttctttatagtataataataagatattatcttctttatagtataataataagatattatcttctttatagtataataataagatattatcttctttatagtataataataagatattatcttctttatagtataataataaggtattatcttctttatagtataataataagatatcttctttatagtataataataaggtattatcttctttatagtataataataagatattatcttctttatagtataataataagatatttcagggaccccagtggaaataagtcagtgactttctttgggttatcccaggttctctacacatgtgttgctatgtatgacaatctatgtaactgtgtatacctgaataaacttacacaatGTTTTGTCCTAAAAATTTCATGTTTTGTCCTAAACATTTCACAATGTTTTCTCATACTAAGCACTGCACGATGTTTTAGTCTGCTGAACGTTTCAGAAAACACTAAGAGGCAGTCACACAGTGTCAGGGACTGTGGCCGCACCTTCACTCATAATGTCCAGAAGAAAATTTAACCTCTGTGTGGGTTTAAGGAAATATTCCGGActcataggttaggttaggtaaggtttgtcaggaaataggacaagtgtttcctgccatatgatgactcgccactggagcttttggtcatctgaccgagtccttccgttggcttaccggtccacccttttaaaaattatggttattattataaccatttttataTAGGACTCATATTTCTAAGTTTTAATAGATGCAAATCCTTATTAATTTACTCGGATcttttacaataacaataattaaaATTGAAATGTATATAGTGATAcaccacgaggtctggtctcagaccgagccgcgggggcgttgacccccgaaaccctctccaggtatactctacgtACCATTCTCTACCTGACTTGAGGTGGCTCCCAATAATCTCAGGTGACCTGAAGAGAGTCTTCGGTCTCGGCTCATTTCCATTACTGTCtctttacctacctggaggttacctggaggttattccggggatcaacgcccccgcggcccggtccatgaccaggcctcccgatggatcagggcctgatcaactaggctgttactgctggccgcacgcagtccaacgtacgagccacagcccggctgatccggcactgactttaggtatctgtccagctctctcttgaaggcagccaggggcttattggcaattcctctaatgcttgatgggaggctgttgaacagttttgggccccggacacttatggtgttttctcttagtgtaccaatggcgcccctactttttattggcggcattttgcatcgcctgcccagtcttttactttcgtagggagtgatttctgtgtgcagatttgggacagttccttccaagattttccaagtgtagattatgatatatctctccctcctgcgttccaacgagtacaacaGTATTGTGGAAAATATGGAAAAGTGTGTGTATCACAGATCAGTTTTGCAGGCTGAGAGccgttatcctgcctcagcttattCTAAAGTCCAGCCCTGTCTATAATATACTATGCcccctccccaggatgcgacctgaaacagtcgactaacacccaagtacctacttactgctaggggaacatgggcagtaggtgtaaggaactCAACTCCTTGTTATAATCTATGTTAATAGTGAGGTACACTAGAAAGGTACATAGCTGTGTTTCACTTCTTTCTGATACTGATCTCCTGTATTTCTCTCCATTACACGCTGACTCTCTTTCCTCTCACACCGTCCCAGTCTGAAGTTTTATCTCCCACATTGACTTTTCCTCTTCCACCCTTCACACTTTTTGACTGTCCCTCACCTCTTTTTTTCTCCGTCCCCAATCAAAatttctctcatctctctcccaCTCGATGACGCTCCCTCACCTCTCCCGCTCACTTCACTTTCGGAttccctcatctctccctctcactttaTGGTCGTTTGGGAGCGGTTCATCAGGACCTGAGGCCTCTCACCTGGTGGTGGTTAAGGGTAACCCGTCACTCCCGCCTTTTATTTCCTACAGGAAAATTTGTTCCTAATTTGCATGCGCGAATACCCAGATTGTGGAGTGGAAATCATGACTGTGGTGGGGGATATGATAGTTGTTATTGGGGGTTAATTGGCAAATGAATGGGGCTGTTGAATCTGTTTTATTAGAGACGGTGTGAGATGGTTGGGGAGGATGGAAGTGGGAGGTAGTAAGGAAAATGAAGGAGTGAGGGTTGGGTAATTGTAGAGTGCTGGAGACTTGTGAATGGCTGAGCAGTAGACGCTGGAGACGTAATAAACATTAATACAGAGATTGCCACTGTGCTATTTTCCAATATGTTGTGCAAGCTGCCCAAGCCACATATAGTCCTCACAGAAAAGTAACAAAAAAGTGACCTTAACTGGAGAAAAAAAGACAAAAATATAACTTGTGTAAGAATAATGGTATGAACGTGGGCATCAGAGAGGAGAGAGGCACCTTATGGAGCAATATGTTCCTCTGAATCTAATTTCAATTCTGAAGGGTtcttcctgggttattaaccctctggGATTAATAATGCTGATAATGTATTCTCCTACATGACTGTCATCTACTTGGAAGTTACTAAATCAGTGTTGCAATAAAAACTCTACCTGGTTTATGTTAATAAGATTATGTCTGTCAGTCACGGCTCTTAACAAATCGTTCTCATGCTTACTTTTGTTCACTGAGAATTAAGTTAGTCCCAGATGTACGTGGATACAATTGGTATCCTCAGGTGGCAGTGTCAAAAATACTTTGCATAATCAGGATCTTTTCACAATGTATAAATGTCACATAATTTTATAGAGCCGCGTACTTTTTTGGCAGAAGCATTGGTTGTGATGTTTGTTCTATAAATATTCATCTTGATTTggttatatatataaagtatacatCCCATAACACGTACTGCTATATGATGTATGCTTTACGAGAGTCAGCTTTACTGttgtttgttgataaattagacacatgtgcaactcttgggtatctttattgaggaaacgtttcgccacacagtggcttcatcaggtggcgaaacgtttcctcaataaagatacccaagagttgcacatgtgtctaatttatcaacatgtcggttctctgaaccatccatctacaaaaCTGTTGTTTGTACACACTGCTGTATGGATTGTCTGCAATCTTTGCATAAAGTACAAGATTATATTAAGTGTATAGTGGTGATGAGACGTATCTTGAACTGAACAAAGCCAAGTATGATTTACTTCCACTGGAATACCTCGTTTTGTGTTCTTTATATACTCGTACACCTATAGGCAGTAGGTTACCTGTAGTCTTTTCTGGAAGTCaccgcccccgccgcccggtcccAGACGGggcctggttgctggcctgactgATCAGGCTATTGGTGCCCACCGTCCGTAGTGCAACGTATGCACCACGGCCTGGCTCATCTGGACCTGACTTGAGGCACTTATCGAGTTTTCCCTTGAAGACTATACGTTTTCTATGTACAAAATGCACTTTACACTAGGCCTACAAGCTAGGCCATGCTAGGTTTCGCGTAGCTAGGCATGACCTAGCTACACGAAACCTTTTTCAATGGTATAGTtgtcatatttattttttaaagCTCTCCACAGTATTTATTTTAATTAAAGACACTGCTTGGCAGTTTGTGCCTCTCTGCCATTATAGCTCAGCAGATACAAACTGGAAATGCCccacataggccagtaggccttttcATTTGGTTATTTTAAGAGATGAGAGTGTGGTCATGTCTTCTCTCCGTCATGTTCatcgttatattattattattattattattattattatttcgtgATAGTATTTGTAGGAACAAACTCTTTCGATGAACTGATTGTACATAGGtgaaacacctgggtatctttatttaaagACGTTTCTCTAGATGTTTTGTTTGGCCTTTTCCATTCGATGCAAAGAGGATATATAAAGACAGCAGAAGAGGTAATAATCAGCCCCTAACACGGCACCTTAAAAACCTGAGACTACCTGAATGAACTCAGGAGGGAAGCAGCAGCCTCATGGAGGTGCCCTTATTTTTATTTaccaaagttggatacatcagcaatgtGATGCAGCACTACTCTATGATAGTTGTATAGTAGGAACAAAAGCTTGCTGtctctccctgtcatattccattaaaCGGGATGGATTTGATAGTATTGAAATCTGTctgcttgagctgggagacttcagtaaggcaatgAGGCTATCGTCAAGTATGGCGGGAGCTTCAAACGTTTCTCTCCAACAGAGCTGGAGTTTGTATTAGGAGTTGGCAGCCCTCAGGATGGCCTATCCCAAGATGCTTCCCTACGGATTGGGGTGTTTAGGTACTGTTTCCGTCTAGGATATTTAACTATTTTCTTTCTCTTCAGAATAATATAAAGTGTTTCATCGATGCTACATACACATGCTTGTAAAAAGTGCGAGTGAAAATGTCAGCGACGAGATAGAAGCGTCTCTGGCCATGTAAGTGTGTTTACACGTGCTGGTTGCCatagcaaccaccaccacgaacGCCTTGTTACCAGACCGGTCTCTATTTTTCCGTATAGGTTAGCTCGTTTTCTGAATTAAACATTTCCTCTTTTATCATTGTTTTTTTACTCAGGTTGCATGCATAATTCTTTTACCTTTCGTATTATAAAAACTTGTATCATTCATAAATAGTTTATGCCTAAATATCAGTTTTTTAGTGTTACCTTACCATGTTTTAACTCAGTTTCTATATACCTTTATTATTTGTTTCATGACTATAAGTGTGTATTTATTGTACCTAATAAAAGGGGGAAAAAGAAATACATCATCAGATTAAATcattttattcaataaataaaTTGTTAAAAGTAGTATCACAGACATTGGGTGAAATCTTCCCCGTATCACAGCTGACTGGGCCCACCACCCTACACGAAGATGGCTGGTACCACCCAGGCATGAACGATCTCTTACTGAAGACGCTCACAATATCACAGCTTCTGTTGCCACCTCAGGCATTGTAGGAGCATCAACAACTGCAGACCATAGAACCTCTTCGAGATTCCTTCTGCAGCGGGAGCTGACGAAGGCGGCATTGGTGTTGGCACTGAAGTATCACGGCACAGGAGACCCTTATCATAGGGTGTTGGCGTCACAGGAGGGTCCAGGGTAGACGAGAGGGCACCTACGTCCTGGTGTTAGCTGAACGGGTACCTGGCGATGTCTGCAGGAGGTCCTTGTACATGGCCCAACTCTCTTCGTCATCGTCGTTGGTCCAGAAGGTTCCGAACTGCACGAGCTCGGGGGAAGTCTTCACCATCAGCAACCCTTTCAGGCTTAAGTTGAGGTCGAGGGCAGCAGGCGAGGCTTCAATGATCTGAATCAGGCGGGCTTCAAGCGCTTCATTGGCTAGGTTGTCCTCGATCTCGGCCTCGAAGTCAACACAGTAT
This region includes:
- the LOC128692221 gene encoding uncharacterized protein, which gives rise to MAVTGNKKNSVFSIHSLKKAIKKLIKKTLPTKVEKKVKDDKTEYCVDFEAEIEDNLANEALEARLIQIIEASPAALDLNLSLKGLLMVKTSPELVQFGTFWTNDDDEESWAMYKDLLQTSPGTRSANTRT